Below is a window of Salvelinus sp. IW2-2015 linkage group LG35, ASM291031v2, whole genome shotgun sequence DNA.
ggccgtatgtggcccacgatgcgaaatgagtttgacacccctgacctAGACGATTATATGACAATAGCTACTGGGCATTTTAATAATGTGCTCACGATTTTCTTGTGATCCTCCTCTGCCATCTTTAGTCTTTTCTGAGCCTCCTCGTAGCCCTGGTGAAAAAGACATGGAAAAACATTTAgccaacaaacaaaacacacctaCAAGTACACTTGTAAGTCAAATAGACTGAGTTGGATTGCGTCATTCAGAGTCAATCCCACCTTCTTGTCCGTTCTCTCCATGATGTTCCTCGTCTTGTCTTTGTCCTTCAGTTTCATTCGTTCGGCAAAGGCATCCCTCTCTTCCAGATCCAGTAcgcgttctctctcttccttctcccactcctcctcctcctcttcatcattcTTACTGGACTTCTGGTTGCCATGGCCCAGCTTACTACTGAGAAAGAGGAAGGGCCTTTTAGAAACTCCAACCACACAATCTAAGTGGAGGCTTGTTCAAGCAGGCAATGAAGCCACAGAGGTGTAGCAGCTGAAAAATGGAGACTACACAGCATGAAAACAATCAAAATATTCTAGGGTAACTGGCTTGATTGTTGTTATGTATTTATGGTTGCAATTCAGTTCATGAGACCATAGACTCCAGAAGCTACATCCTGTCTCCCTGAAGTCCATACAAGTCAaatacagctgtcaacatttaGCTAAAAAGCAACAAGAGAGAGGAAAGCAGGTAGAACGTGTCACAAGCAAGCAACATGAAACCCCTTTCAAGGTTGATTACCTTTTAGGGGTCTCCTCTTCACTAGATGATTGACTCTCCTCCCTTTTCCTGAGGTGCTTCCTCTTATCGCCTCGGTCTTtacttttcttcttctccttctccctctctctcaccgccTCTCCGTCACTCTCGCTGTCCGACAGTAGGGTGTAATTTCGATTCTTCCTCTCAATCTCCATGACATGTCGCTCTATCGCTCTGGCTGGCTTTTCAACGACTTGTTTACGAGGAATCTGAAACACATAGACGAAAGTCATTACTAGATGGTCATAATAACCACGGTCAAAATAAGAAACAAGCATGCAGTTCAATGACTTATGAGAAGAAAGCAAATAATTTTACCTTTTCATACAGTTCCTGTGCAAAGGCGATCACTCTCTGATTAATGTCGATGGTGCCCGTCGACTTGAGGTGGGCCACAAAGCCTTGAGCGCTCGAGGATTTACGCGCGGAGCCGATCATGAACTGGGCGACATATCTGTCACTAAGGCCGAGGATGTCGTGCAGACTGTCGCTCACCCATTGCTCTAGGTTTGCCATTTTTACTAATTGGGAGACAAAATCAGTTAGCTACGGTATAGATGTAGACAGAGAGTTGCATAGTACTAGgtatcacaggaggttgctgaggggaaaatggctcataataatggcttatcccactccagtcattaccacgaccccattctcc
It encodes the following:
- the LOC112067955 gene encoding pre-mRNA-splicing factor ATP-dependent RNA helicase DHX16-like isoform X1, whose product is MANLEQWVSDSLHDILGLSDRYVAQFMIGSARKSSSAQGFVAHLKSTGTIDINQRVIAFAQELYEKIPRKQVVEKPARAIERHVMEIERKNRNYTLLSDSESDGEAVREREKEKKKSKDRGDKRKHLRKREESQSSSEEETPKSSKLGHGNQKSSKNDEEEEEEWEKEERERVLDLEERDAFAERMKLKDKDKTRNIMERTDKKGYEEAQKRLKMAEEDHKKIVSTLLKCPVAIVI
- the LOC112067955 gene encoding pre-mRNA-splicing factor ATP-dependent RNA helicase DHX16-like isoform X2, with product MANLEQWVSDSLHDILGLSDRYVAQFMIGSARKSSSAQGFVAHLKSTGTIDINQRVIAFAQELYEKIPRKQVVEKPARAIERHVMEIERKNRNYTLLSDSESDGEAVREREKEKKKSKDRGDKRKHLRKREESQSSSEEETPKSKLGHGNQKSSKNDEEEEEEWEKEERERVLDLEERDAFAERMKLKDKDKTRNIMERTDKKGYEEAQKRLKMAEEDHKKIVSTLLKCPVAIVI